In the genome of Thermosphaera aggregans DSM 11486, one region contains:
- the thiE gene encoding thiamine phosphate synthase, protein MRLENHLRLLVLTEPKLRPDVAESVREALEGGATSIQLRMKEASTRQMIEVGLEIRRLTREYGALYFVDDRVDVALACKADGVQLGPDDMPVETAREVVPNLLIGASVYSLEEALKAEKAGADFLGAGSVYPSPTKQGVPVIGLDGLRLIVNAVKIPVVAIGGVNESNALEVLETGVAGIAVVSAVMGAPSAKEATSRLRSIVDKALAARQKASSRHK, encoded by the coding sequence GTGAGGCTTGAAAACCATCTCAGGCTGCTCGTCCTAACCGAGCCTAAGCTGAGGCCGGACGTTGCTGAATCCGTTAGGGAGGCGCTGGAAGGCGGGGCCACGTCGATACAGCTCAGGATGAAGGAGGCTTCGACCAGGCAGATGATAGAGGTCGGCTTAGAAATCAGGAGGCTGACCAGGGAGTACGGCGCGCTCTACTTCGTGGACGACAGGGTTGATGTAGCCCTGGCCTGTAAAGCTGACGGCGTGCAGCTCGGCCCAGACGACATGCCCGTTGAGACTGCAAGGGAGGTTGTGCCAAACCTGTTAATAGGGGCTTCCGTGTACAGCTTGGAGGAGGCCTTGAAGGCCGAGAAGGCTGGGGCAGACTTCCTGGGAGCAGGCTCCGTATACCCGTCCCCTACGAAGCAGGGGGTTCCGGTGATCGGGTTGGACGGCTTAAGGCTGATCGTCAACGCCGTGAAAATACCAGTAGTGGCTATCGGAGGTGTCAACGAGTCCAACGCCCTAGAGGTCTTGGAGACAGGGGTTGCGGGGATAGCGGTCGTGTCAGCCGTCATGGGGGCTCCGAGCGCTAAGGAGGCAACATCCAGGCTTAGAAGCATAGTGGATAAGGCCTTAGCGGCCAGGCAAAAGGCCTCTTCAAGGCACAAGTAG
- the thiM gene encoding hydroxyethylthiazole kinase — MDWLGKALESVRARKPLVHNITNFVVMNTTANALLALGASPIMAHSPEEVEELVENADSVVVNIGTLDESFTYSMIKAVLRAGELGKPVILDPVGAGATRLRTRVASHLASLGGVRVIRGNFGEISALAGELGRTRGVDTATYDEARARELALMVARNCKAVVAVTGKVDYVSDGVKVYAINPGPPSVEERVEKLVRRVTGLGCVVSALIGAYLGVENPLRAAIAGIATFKLASEKAAEEASYPGSFHVKLYDWLYRLEGDALARFGEERVREA; from the coding sequence TTGGATTGGCTTGGGAAGGCCCTGGAATCGGTTAGGGCTAGGAAGCCCCTTGTCCACAACATAACCAACTTCGTGGTGATGAACACTACGGCTAACGCCCTGCTCGCGCTGGGTGCTTCACCAATAATGGCGCACTCCCCCGAGGAGGTTGAGGAGTTGGTTGAGAACGCTGACTCCGTCGTCGTCAACATCGGGACTTTGGACGAATCCTTCACCTACTCGATGATCAAGGCCGTGCTCAGGGCTGGAGAGCTCGGGAAGCCGGTCATCCTGGACCCCGTGGGCGCTGGCGCGACAAGGCTTAGGACAAGGGTTGCGTCACACCTCGCCAGCCTCGGAGGCGTCAGGGTTATCAGAGGCAATTTCGGCGAAATATCAGCGTTAGCAGGGGAGCTGGGCAGGACCCGTGGGGTTGACACGGCAACGTATGATGAGGCAAGGGCCAGGGAGCTCGCCCTCATGGTCGCGCGGAACTGCAAAGCCGTGGTGGCTGTCACCGGGAAAGTAGACTATGTCAGCGACGGAGTGAAGGTGTACGCGATCAACCCGGGGCCGCCCAGTGTTGAGGAGAGGGTTGAGAAGCTTGTTAGAAGAGTGACAGGGCTGGGATGCGTTGTCTCGGCGTTGATCGGGGCCTACCTGGGCGTTGAAAACCCGTTGAGAGCCGCCATAGCCGGCATCGCCACTTTCAAACTAGCCTCTGAGAAAGCGGCCGAGGAGGCTTCATACCCCGGGAGCTTCCACGTCAAGCTCTACGACTGGCTCTACAGGCTTGAGGGCGACGCGTTAGCGAGATTCGGGGAGGAGAGGGTTCGTGAGGCTTGA